A section of the Cryobacterium soli genome encodes:
- a CDS encoding thioredoxin domain-containing protein has translation MTNRLADAISPYLRSHAENPVDWQPWSAAAFDEARARDVPVLVSIGYSTCHWCHVMARESFSDPAIAAYLNANFVSIKVDREEHPDVDASYLAAAGAFTQNLGWPLNVFVTPAGRPFYAGTYSPPAPMPGHPAFREVLAAVTDAWTTRRDAVEDSAAGLAEALAQAAPAAEAGELPGQDRLAESVDLLATAEDPVYGGFGGAPKFPASPALALLLDRDDGRDLALRTLKRLGATPLRDPVEGGFFRYAVNRDWSEPHYERMLYDNAQLLELYTRAWMLTGDAWARLVSEGLVRFLGEVLQLPGGGFASAQDSESTVDGVRVEGGYYALDEDTRHEQVPPALDTKMLTGWNGLAIGALALAGSAFGDDIALTLARRAADRLLQLHRREDGALVRASIDGRLSSAVATLEDYGMLAAGLLDLATATGEVSYAVAARELVDRTLPDPASVVFVAPEGADPVLTGHGLDLATDPSEGAYPSGLSAVAAAAWRLYLVTGAARYRQAATAAMVRLVGAGSLNPLAFGAALRLVNALTSPVRQLVVVTPASTPGAGVTPPGGLVDTARRRNGLVAVVTEEQGREWAAAGFELFADRGVRDGVPTAYQCRDFVCRLPVTQAADLV, from the coding sequence ATGACGAACCGCCTCGCCGACGCCATCAGCCCATATCTCCGCTCGCATGCCGAGAACCCGGTGGACTGGCAACCCTGGAGCGCGGCCGCATTCGACGAGGCCAGGGCCAGGGACGTGCCGGTACTCGTGAGCATCGGCTACTCCACCTGCCACTGGTGCCACGTGATGGCTCGAGAGAGCTTCAGCGATCCCGCGATCGCCGCCTACCTCAACGCGAACTTCGTGAGCATCAAGGTGGACCGCGAGGAGCACCCCGACGTGGACGCCAGCTACCTCGCGGCCGCCGGAGCCTTCACGCAGAACCTCGGCTGGCCGTTGAATGTGTTCGTCACCCCGGCCGGCCGGCCGTTCTACGCCGGCACCTATTCACCGCCCGCGCCGATGCCGGGGCACCCGGCGTTCCGGGAGGTGCTCGCCGCCGTGACGGATGCCTGGACCACCCGCCGAGACGCCGTGGAGGACAGCGCCGCCGGGCTGGCCGAGGCCCTCGCCCAGGCGGCGCCCGCCGCGGAAGCCGGCGAGCTGCCCGGCCAGGACCGGCTCGCCGAGAGCGTTGACCTGCTCGCCACCGCCGAGGACCCGGTCTATGGCGGCTTCGGCGGCGCCCCCAAGTTTCCGGCCTCACCCGCCCTGGCGCTGCTGCTCGACCGCGACGACGGGCGCGACCTTGCCCTGCGCACCCTCAAACGGCTGGGTGCCACACCCCTCCGCGACCCCGTGGAGGGCGGGTTCTTCCGCTACGCCGTCAACCGGGACTGGAGCGAGCCGCACTACGAGCGGATGCTCTACGACAACGCCCAACTGCTCGAGCTGTACACCCGGGCCTGGATGCTCACCGGTGACGCGTGGGCCCGACTGGTGAGCGAGGGGCTGGTGCGGTTCCTCGGCGAGGTGTTGCAGCTGCCCGGCGGCGGCTTCGCCAGCGCCCAGGACTCGGAGAGCACCGTGGACGGGGTACGCGTGGAGGGCGGCTACTACGCCCTCGACGAAGACACCAGGCACGAGCAGGTTCCGCCGGCGCTCGACACCAAGATGCTCACCGGCTGGAACGGCCTCGCGATCGGCGCTCTCGCGCTCGCCGGGTCGGCCTTCGGTGACGACATCGCGCTCACCCTGGCCCGCCGTGCGGCGGACCGGTTGCTGCAGCTGCACCGGAGGGAGGACGGCGCTCTGGTGCGCGCATCCATCGACGGTCGGCTCTCGAGCGCCGTGGCCACGCTCGAGGACTACGGCATGTTGGCGGCCGGTCTACTCGACCTCGCCACGGCGACGGGCGAGGTGAGCTACGCGGTGGCGGCGCGCGAGCTCGTCGACCGCACCCTGCCCGACCCCGCGTCGGTGGTCTTCGTCGCACCGGAGGGCGCTGACCCGGTGCTCACCGGCCACGGCCTCGACCTGGCGACCGACCCCTCCGAGGGGGCCTACCCGTCGGGGCTCAGCGCCGTCGCGGCCGCGGCCTGGCGGCTGTACCTGGTCACCGGGGCGGCCCGGTACCGCCAGGCGGCCACCGCGGCGATGGTGCGTCTGGTGGGCGCGGGCAGTCTCAACCCGCTCGCGTTCGGTGCCGCCCTGCGCCTGGTCAACGCGCTCACCTCGCCCGTGCGGCAGCTGGTGGTGGTGACCCCGGCCAGCACGCCCGGCGCGGGTGTCACCCCGCCCGGTGGCCTGGTCGACACGGCGCGGCGCCGGAACGGCCTGGTGGCCGTCGTCACCGAGGAACAGGGGCGCGAGTGGGCGGCGGCCGGCTTCGAGCTGTTCGCCGATCGCGGCGTGCGCGATGGCGTGCCCACGGCCTACCAGTGCCGCGATTTCGTCTGCCGACTACCCGTCACGCAGGCCGCTGACCTGGTCTGA
- a CDS encoding Hsp20/alpha crystallin family protein gives MAMNYDPFRELDRVAGALMDVRGPRVMPMDLYRSGDVYVLDADMPGIDPGSVDIDVDGQLLTIRGERTLASHDNVKWLTRERTAGSFLRQLNLGQGIDLDNISAKYANGVLSVTIPVSEAAKPRKIEVSTENADQQETLTVKEGEKHLEK, from the coding sequence ATGGCCATGAACTACGATCCCTTCCGCGAACTGGATCGCGTCGCCGGCGCCCTGATGGATGTGCGCGGCCCGCGGGTGATGCCCATGGACCTGTACCGGTCCGGTGACGTTTACGTGCTGGACGCCGACATGCCCGGCATCGACCCCGGATCCGTCGACATCGATGTGGACGGGCAGTTGCTCACCATCCGGGGCGAGCGCACCCTGGCCAGCCACGACAACGTGAAGTGGCTCACTCGGGAGCGCACCGCGGGGTCGTTCCTGCGCCAGTTGAACCTGGGCCAGGGCATCGACCTCGACAACATCAGCGCGAAGTACGCCAACGGCGTGCTGTCGGTGACCATCCCCGTGAGCGAGGCGGCCAAGCCCCGCAAGATCGAGGTGAGCACCGAGAACGCCGACCAGCAGGAGACCCTGACGGTGAAGGAAGGCGAGAAACACCTGGAGAAGTAA
- a CDS encoding type III polyketide synthase yields MAVTLRALQTVVPPTVLVQEQVRDIFAAQPGLSRLAQRLVTASFNLSGIDTRHTVIEELTLDSTVAEPQFFDAATQRLLMPGTRVRNELYIEQATKLFVEAGRRAINACPGLEASDITHVVTVSCTGFYAPGPDYMLVRELGLAPSTQRYHLGFMGCYAAMPALRTAKQFVEADPNAVVLVVSAELCSLHLRTSSDPDTIVASSLFSDGAAAGIVSSRPPAAGENALNLDHFETVITPVGEGDMAWKIGDEGFEMILSSYVPHIIDEHIESALAPLFGRDESLTRALAAGVVAEAGAVAAEAQGDGADASAAAAEPGQVLTAAAPGSPLSTAIAHWAIHPGGRSILDKTETKLGLTEAQLVPSRETLRTNGNMSSATILFVMKAILEQENAAAGDRVCAMAFGPGLTVESSLMTVLRG; encoded by the coding sequence ATGGCCGTCACGCTGAGAGCGCTCCAGACCGTTGTACCGCCCACCGTGCTTGTGCAGGAGCAGGTGCGGGACATTTTCGCCGCCCAACCGGGCCTGAGCCGGTTGGCCCAGCGGTTGGTCACGGCATCCTTCAATCTTTCGGGCATCGACACCCGGCATACCGTGATCGAGGAACTCACCCTCGACTCCACCGTGGCCGAGCCGCAGTTCTTCGACGCCGCCACGCAACGGCTGCTCATGCCGGGCACCCGGGTGCGCAACGAGCTCTACATCGAGCAGGCCACGAAGCTGTTCGTGGAGGCCGGCCGCCGGGCCATCAACGCGTGCCCTGGGCTGGAGGCCTCCGACATCACCCACGTCGTGACCGTGTCCTGCACGGGCTTCTACGCGCCAGGCCCCGACTACATGCTCGTGCGCGAGCTGGGCCTGGCGCCATCGACGCAGCGCTATCACCTGGGCTTCATGGGATGCTACGCGGCGATGCCGGCGTTGCGCACGGCCAAGCAGTTCGTGGAGGCCGACCCGAACGCCGTGGTGCTCGTAGTCAGCGCAGAGCTGTGCTCGTTGCACCTGCGCACCTCGAGCGACCCCGACACCATCGTGGCGTCGTCCCTCTTCTCGGATGGCGCGGCCGCCGGCATCGTGAGCAGCCGCCCGCCGGCCGCCGGTGAGAACGCCCTCAACCTCGACCACTTCGAGACCGTGATCACGCCCGTGGGGGAGGGCGACATGGCCTGGAAGATCGGCGACGAGGGGTTCGAGATGATCCTCAGCTCCTACGTGCCGCACATCATCGACGAGCACATCGAGTCGGCGCTCGCGCCGCTGTTCGGCCGGGACGAGTCCCTCACCCGGGCACTGGCCGCGGGCGTGGTCGCCGAGGCCGGAGCGGTCGCGGCGGAGGCGCAGGGCGACGGCGCGGATGCCAGTGCTGCAGCCGCCGAGCCGGGCCAGGTGCTCACCGCTGCAGCGCCGGGTTCCCCGCTCAGCACCGCGATCGCGCACTGGGCGATCCATCCGGGCGGTCGCAGCATCCTCGACAAGACCGAGACCAAGCTCGGCCTCACCGAGGCCCAGTTGGTTCCCTCCCGGGAGACCCTGCGCACCAACGGCAATATGTCCAGCGCCACCATCCTCTTCGTGATGAAGGCGATTCTCGAACAGGAGAACGCTGCCGCGGGGGACAGAGTCTGCGCCATGGCGTTCGGACCTGGCCTGACCGTGGAGTCGAGCCTGATGACCGTGTTGCGCGGCTGA
- a CDS encoding FAD-dependent oxidoreductase, with protein MRDVIVVGGGPVGILLGCLLAERGVDVEVLERRTEPSMHSKAIGIHPPSMRVLRQAGVAEEVLSRAVRIESGSVQSGGRTLGRLSFAQVTGRFPFVVTLPQHETEAVLRERFAALKPAGLRSGVGVGMLQERGDHVDVLAEPNAARTESDGGGPEIVAQAQYVVVADGARGALRDAVGIESRALGGAGTYLMADYPDTGEHGDEAVLFFEEGGVVESFPLPGGRRRWVAATPTLRTDASIADLTALILQRTGVRLPPSESVPSSFSVRQRLASTMVHGRVLLAGDAAHEISPIGGQGMNLGWLDAVALAPALEHALAQPIEAAVTLAGYDRRRRRSARMAVRQAGFNMAMGRPVSGLRLRVRNALVRALALPPLNALLSRAFTMRWL; from the coding sequence ATGCGTGACGTGATCGTCGTGGGCGGCGGGCCCGTCGGTATCCTGCTGGGTTGTCTGCTCGCCGAACGCGGGGTGGACGTGGAGGTTCTCGAACGGCGCACCGAACCGTCGATGCACAGCAAGGCCATCGGCATCCACCCGCCGTCGATGCGGGTGCTGCGGCAGGCCGGCGTGGCCGAGGAGGTGCTCTCCCGCGCGGTGCGTATCGAATCCGGCAGCGTGCAGAGCGGCGGGCGCACCCTCGGCCGGTTGTCGTTCGCGCAGGTCACCGGCCGGTTCCCGTTTGTGGTGACCCTGCCGCAGCACGAGACAGAGGCCGTGCTGCGGGAGCGGTTCGCGGCGCTCAAGCCCGCGGGACTGCGCTCCGGCGTGGGCGTGGGCATGCTGCAGGAGCGCGGCGACCATGTGGACGTGCTCGCCGAGCCCAATGCGGCCAGAACGGAGTCCGACGGCGGCGGGCCGGAGATCGTGGCCCAGGCCCAGTATGTGGTGGTCGCCGACGGCGCCCGCGGTGCCCTGCGCGACGCGGTGGGCATCGAGTCCCGTGCGTTGGGCGGCGCGGGCACTTATCTCATGGCCGACTACCCTGACACCGGCGAACACGGCGACGAGGCGGTGCTGTTCTTCGAGGAGGGCGGCGTCGTCGAGTCGTTCCCGCTGCCCGGTGGCCGGCGTCGCTGGGTGGCCGCGACGCCCACCCTGCGAACGGATGCGTCCATCGCCGACCTGACCGCGCTCATCCTGCAGCGCACCGGCGTGCGCCTGCCGCCCTCGGAGTCCGTGCCCAGCTCGTTCTCGGTGCGGCAGCGGCTCGCGTCGACCATGGTGCACGGGCGGGTGCTGCTGGCCGGGGACGCGGCGCACGAGATCAGTCCGATCGGCGGGCAGGGCATGAACCTGGGCTGGCTCGACGCCGTGGCGCTCGCACCGGCGCTCGAACACGCCCTCGCCCAGCCCATCGAGGCGGCCGTGACGCTGGCCGGCTACGACCGGCGCCGCCGCCGCAGCGCCCGCATGGCCGTGCGGCAGGCCGGGTTCAACATGGCCATGGGCCGGCCGGTGAGCGGGCTGCGCTTGCGCGTGCGCAACGCCCTGGTGCGAGCCCTGGCGCTGCCGCCCCTGAACGCGCTGCTCTCCCGCGCGTTCACCATGCGCTGGCTCTGA
- a CDS encoding methyltransferase domain-containing protein encodes MSFSLRDRAVDTAEIMDDPDCDPDMLRRTYANFRYVNAVVSGLRHTYKHDIRPLLSAAVPRTLLDIGSGGGDVARSLARWAARDGVRLAVTGIDPDARAHDYATSQPPLPGLTFRRALSSDLVAGGERFDIVLSNHVLHHLSGGELGALLVDSERLSRGLVLHGDIERAPLAYLGFGLGTWPFFRRSFIRADGLTSIRRSFTRAELAASVPPGWTVHREVPYRLMLRWSAPSGTLTAARQTGRAHA; translated from the coding sequence GTGTCTTTCTCGTTGCGGGACCGGGCCGTGGACACCGCCGAGATCATGGACGATCCGGACTGCGACCCCGACATGCTCCGCCGCACCTACGCGAACTTCCGGTACGTCAACGCTGTGGTGTCCGGTCTCCGGCACACCTACAAGCACGACATCCGGCCGCTGCTCTCGGCTGCGGTGCCGCGCACACTGCTCGACATCGGCTCCGGCGGCGGCGACGTCGCCCGTTCGCTGGCCCGCTGGGCCGCCAGGGATGGGGTGCGCCTGGCCGTGACGGGCATCGATCCGGATGCCCGCGCGCACGACTACGCCACGAGCCAGCCGCCGCTGCCCGGGCTCACGTTCCGCCGCGCGCTGAGTAGCGATCTCGTGGCCGGCGGGGAACGGTTCGACATCGTGCTGTCCAACCACGTGCTGCACCACCTCAGCGGCGGCGAACTGGGCGCGCTGCTCGTCGACTCCGAACGACTCAGCCGGGGTCTGGTGCTGCACGGCGACATCGAACGGGCGCCGCTGGCGTACCTGGGCTTCGGGCTGGGCACCTGGCCGTTCTTCCGGCGCTCGTTCATCCGCGCCGACGGGTTGACCTCCATTCGGCGCAGCTTCACCCGTGCGGAACTGGCCGCGTCGGTGCCGCCCGGCTGGACCGTGCACCGCGAGGTGCCCTACCGGCTGATGCTGCGTTGGAGCGCACCGTCGGGCACGCTGACCGCGGCGCGGCAGACGGGCCGGGCCCATGCGTGA
- a CDS encoding class I SAM-dependent methyltransferase: protein MTAPLIDQLRADLTAANFSVTALTGLWGIDADAALHRNQRVPALRALARLRGSLVLLEPNVVLAQLFVLGLPVERDELDTALPTLGAAGAELLGLVTAHHAHAGTAENPTVDTGPRQVEPLVDLRPYSFVDAHGAGSWWITSDLGELALGHPLGENHVLGVGGASLTLSALMIPDPVDSALDLGTGCGIQALHASRHAARVVATDISERALELAALNARLNQVENIEFRLGSLFEPVAGERFDHIISNPPFVITPRVEGVPSYEYRDGGLVGDALVEAVVRGAAAHLTPGGVAQLLGNWEYHDETDAFARLTGWIDAPYPEAGAGDAASAPLDAWIIEREVQAPTGYAETWIRDGGTRPETPDFDRLYGAWLDDFEARGVRQVGFGYMLLRRPASDAPARHSGHVRPRLLRLERLPEALGHNAAGIGSHLAACLAAHDWQAGLDDDSLSRSTLTVGSDVTEERHFWPGQEDPTLMTLHQGGGFGRSVPLDTAQAALIGACDGELPVGAIIDAIAQLLDADAAALRAELLPRVRALLDDGFLEPPAAGSGA from the coding sequence GTGACCGCACCTCTGATCGACCAGCTCCGCGCCGACCTCACCGCCGCCAACTTCTCGGTGACGGCTCTCACCGGGCTGTGGGGCATCGACGCCGATGCCGCCCTGCACCGCAACCAGCGGGTGCCGGCCCTCCGGGCTCTCGCCCGGCTGCGCGGCAGCCTCGTCCTGCTCGAGCCCAACGTCGTGCTCGCCCAACTCTTTGTGCTCGGCCTGCCCGTCGAGCGGGACGAGCTGGACACCGCCCTGCCCACCCTCGGCGCGGCCGGCGCCGAGCTGCTCGGCCTCGTCACCGCGCACCACGCGCATGCCGGCACCGCCGAGAATCCCACCGTGGACACCGGCCCCCGGCAGGTGGAACCCCTGGTGGACCTGCGCCCGTACAGCTTCGTCGACGCGCACGGCGCCGGCAGTTGGTGGATCACCTCCGACCTGGGCGAACTGGCTCTCGGGCATCCGCTCGGCGAGAACCACGTGCTCGGCGTGGGCGGCGCCTCGCTCACCCTCAGCGCCCTGATGATCCCCGACCCGGTCGACAGCGCGCTCGACCTGGGCACCGGATGCGGCATCCAGGCGCTGCACGCCTCCCGGCACGCCGCCCGGGTCGTGGCCACCGACATCTCCGAACGGGCCCTCGAGCTCGCCGCTCTGAACGCCCGGCTGAACCAGGTCGAGAACATCGAGTTCCGGCTCGGCAGCCTGTTCGAGCCCGTGGCCGGTGAGCGCTTCGACCACATCATCTCCAACCCGCCGTTCGTGATCACGCCGCGGGTGGAGGGCGTGCCCAGCTACGAGTATCGCGACGGCGGCCTCGTCGGCGATGCCCTCGTGGAGGCCGTCGTGCGCGGCGCTGCCGCCCACCTCACGCCGGGCGGCGTCGCCCAGCTGCTCGGCAACTGGGAGTACCACGACGAGACCGACGCCTTCGCCCGGCTCACCGGCTGGATCGACGCGCCGTACCCCGAGGCCGGCGCGGGCGACGCGGCATCCGCCCCGCTGGACGCCTGGATCATCGAGCGGGAGGTGCAGGCACCCACCGGGTACGCCGAAACCTGGATTCGCGACGGCGGCACCCGCCCCGAAACCCCCGATTTCGACAGGCTCTACGGCGCCTGGCTCGACGACTTCGAGGCCCGCGGGGTGCGCCAGGTGGGCTTCGGCTACATGCTGCTGCGCCGCCCGGCCTCGGATGCGCCCGCGCGCCACTCCGGGCACGTGCGCCCCCGCCTGCTGCGCCTCGAACGCCTGCCGGAGGCCCTGGGCCACAACGCGGCCGGCATCGGCAGCCACCTCGCCGCGTGCCTGGCCGCCCACGACTGGCAGGCCGGGCTCGACGACGACTCCCTCTCGCGCAGCACCCTCACGGTGGGCTCGGACGTCACCGAGGAGCGGCACTTCTGGCCCGGCCAGGAGGATCCGACCCTGATGACCCTGCACCAGGGCGGCGGGTTCGGCCGTTCGGTGCCGCTGGACACGGCCCAGGCCGCCCTGATCGGCGCGTGCGACGGAGAGCTGCCGGTGGGCGCGATCATCGATGCGATCGCCCAGTTGCTCGATGCCGACGCGGCGGCCCTCCGCGCCGAGCTGCTCCCACGCGTGCGCGCCCTGCTCGACGACGGCTTCCTCGAGCCGCCGGCGGCCGGTTCCGGCGCCTGA
- a CDS encoding phosphatase PAP2 family protein gives MSSTSRLTPARYVGAAVLCAVAFLALYLFFVRDETGQAIDQLAFNGAENETTGTEVTLSLLDLIPSVMVGVGAVVSLAIAAVRRAWFPLFVAVGSAMAAVITTQLLKNIVLTRPDLGVEGYVSNSFPSGHTTVAAASALVVFLVASPHTRWLAGTIGAAFAVAAGVSTLVSLWHRPSDVIAALLVVSFWGCVGGAVLTRAGGRQRAARTPTPAQVGLRLQTWIAVLAAIVTAVAVGIGATGAFGTSAAPAAYLGAVTAIVAVGFALAITATRLFDRLP, from the coding sequence GTGTCTTCGACCTCCCGCCTCACGCCCGCTCGTTACGTGGGCGCCGCTGTGCTGTGCGCCGTGGCATTCCTCGCGCTGTACCTGTTCTTCGTGCGTGATGAGACCGGGCAGGCCATCGACCAGCTGGCCTTCAACGGAGCCGAGAATGAGACCACGGGCACCGAGGTCACCCTGAGCCTGCTGGATCTGATCCCCTCCGTGATGGTCGGCGTCGGGGCCGTCGTGAGCCTCGCCATCGCCGCCGTGCGCCGGGCCTGGTTCCCACTTTTCGTGGCCGTCGGCAGCGCCATGGCCGCGGTGATCACCACCCAGCTGCTTAAGAACATCGTCCTCACCCGGCCGGACCTCGGCGTGGAGGGCTATGTGTCCAACTCATTCCCGTCCGGGCATACGACGGTGGCGGCGGCCTCCGCTCTCGTGGTGTTCCTCGTGGCGAGCCCGCACACGCGCTGGCTCGCGGGCACGATCGGCGCCGCCTTCGCGGTGGCGGCGGGCGTCTCCACCCTGGTCAGCCTGTGGCACCGACCCAGTGACGTGATCGCCGCCCTGCTCGTGGTGTCGTTCTGGGGATGCGTCGGCGGCGCCGTGCTCACCAGGGCCGGCGGCCGACAACGCGCCGCCCGCACGCCCACCCCCGCGCAGGTGGGCCTGCGCCTGCAGACCTGGATCGCCGTGCTGGCCGCGATCGTCACCGCCGTGGCCGTGGGGATCGGCGCGACCGGCGCGTTCGGCACCTCCGCCGCCCCGGCCGCTTACCTCGGCGCGGTCACCGCCATCGTCGCCGTGGGATTCGCGCTGGCCATCACCGCGACCCGGCTCTTCGACCGGCTGCCGTAA
- a CDS encoding stealth family protein, producing the protein MPILSLSNEPELVLLSLDERTRRFDRDDVVVRKGEIALINGHFTPHESMVIDLLALSNALDAAGIDYLLVRGDHDRPVIAVNRKRRKQISKILGAAFADAPFYIKPLDNDEARAGLLADGALAQLRKSDVFRAYQPRIEPIGRLRYGAETAFQLELWTFGEDEIIAPVENVLMRKRLPRSEARETTVEMFGRSWRTLQNMFDDLVSDISFDIDLVFSWVDGSSSDFQKARAARMKGYVVGSGDESEARFRQIDELKYALRSVYMFAPWVRRIFIATDSPAPEWLVDHPRVTIMNSEDFFPDTSVLPTHNSHAVESQLHHIPGIAEHFIYSNDDMFFGRPVGPELFYSPGGITKFVEAATRIGLGDNDPSRSGFENAARVNRALLRERFGKVTTRHLEHTPAPLRKSVMFELEAEFPEDFRRTMASRFRSATDISVTNSLYHYYALATGRAVEQTQARSLYVETTLKLALRQMSKLLKRRDQDMFCLNDGSFPEISDEVRTEAVTDFLERYFPIVAPWERESVIAESQHGEDTLIESVLGTGSAAMAGDVSAEPGSAWSLAARGTRAETQQA; encoded by the coding sequence ATGCCCATCCTCTCGCTGAGCAACGAACCCGAATTGGTGCTGCTGTCCCTCGACGAGCGCACCCGCCGCTTCGACCGCGACGACGTCGTCGTACGGAAGGGCGAGATCGCCCTGATCAACGGGCACTTCACGCCGCACGAGTCCATGGTCATCGACCTTCTCGCCCTGAGCAATGCCCTCGACGCCGCCGGCATCGACTACCTGCTCGTGCGCGGCGACCACGACCGTCCGGTCATCGCGGTGAACCGCAAGCGACGCAAGCAGATCAGCAAGATCCTCGGCGCGGCCTTCGCTGACGCCCCCTTCTACATCAAGCCGCTCGACAACGACGAGGCCCGGGCCGGGCTGCTCGCCGACGGTGCCCTCGCGCAGCTGCGCAAGTCCGACGTCTTCCGCGCCTACCAGCCGCGCATCGAACCCATCGGCCGGCTCCGCTACGGCGCCGAGACCGCCTTCCAGCTCGAGCTCTGGACCTTCGGCGAAGACGAGATCATCGCCCCCGTCGAGAACGTCTTGATGCGGAAGCGCCTGCCCCGCTCCGAGGCGCGCGAGACCACTGTCGAGATGTTCGGCCGCAGCTGGCGCACCCTGCAGAACATGTTCGACGACCTCGTGAGTGACATCAGCTTCGACATCGACCTGGTCTTCTCCTGGGTCGACGGTTCGTCCAGCGACTTCCAGAAGGCCCGCGCTGCGCGCATGAAGGGCTACGTCGTCGGCTCCGGTGACGAGTCCGAGGCCCGGTTCCGCCAGATCGACGAGCTCAAGTACGCCCTGCGCAGCGTCTACATGTTCGCGCCGTGGGTACGCCGCATCTTCATCGCCACCGACTCGCCGGCCCCCGAGTGGCTCGTCGACCACCCCCGGGTGACGATCATGAACAGCGAAGACTTCTTCCCCGACACCAGCGTGCTGCCCACGCACAACTCGCACGCCGTCGAAAGCCAGCTGCACCACATCCCGGGTATCGCCGAACACTTCATCTACTCCAACGACGACATGTTCTTCGGCCGCCCGGTGGGCCCGGAGCTGTTCTACTCGCCCGGCGGCATCACCAAGTTCGTCGAGGCGGCCACCCGCATCGGCCTGGGCGACAACGACCCGAGCCGCAGCGGCTTCGAGAACGCCGCGCGGGTCAACCGGGCGCTGCTGCGCGAACGCTTCGGCAAGGTCACCACCCGGCACCTCGAGCACACGCCGGCGCCGCTGCGCAAGAGCGTCATGTTCGAGCTGGAGGCCGAGTTCCCCGAGGACTTCCGGCGCACCATGGCCAGCCGGTTCCGCTCCGCCACCGACATCTCGGTGACGAACTCGCTCTACCACTACTACGCCCTGGCCACCGGCCGGGCGGTGGAGCAGACCCAGGCGCGTTCGCTCTACGTGGAGACCACCCTCAAGCTGGCCCTGCGCCAGATGAGCAAGCTGCTCAAGCGCCGCGACCAGGACATGTTCTGCCTCAACGACGGCAGCTTCCCCGAGATCTCCGACGAGGTGCGCACCGAGGCCGTCACCGATTTCCTCGAACGCTACTTCCCGATCGTGGCACCGTGGGAACGCGAAAGCGTCATCGCGGAGAGCCAGCACGGCGAGGACACCCTCATCGAGAGCGTCCTCGGCACCGGCTCCGCCGCGATGGCGGGCGACGTCAGCGCAGAACCGGGATCGGCCTGGTCATTGGCGGCTCGCGGTACGCGGGCAGAGACCCAGCAGGCATGA
- a CDS encoding phosphodiesterase — protein sequence MSIRTAEYPRPDYFLLHLSDTHLLADGNRLYGSVDSAAHVQRLFADVEASGSRPDAIIITGDLADKGEPHAYAQLRGIVEPAAARLGAKVLWVMGNHDNRANFRTELLGQEPSLAPIDHVDYVGGLRIITFDTTVPGSHYGEISERQLEWLSEQLSFPAPDGTILAMHHPPVPSMLDLSVSVELRDQASLAQVLRGTDVRSILAGHLHYSSTATFAGIPVSVASATCYTQDLNVPVGGTRGRDGARAFNLVHVYADTVLHSVVPLGEYEALDYIDPAESARRLAASGIEIMPAGSLPAYREPPMTRPIPVLR from the coding sequence GTGAGCATTCGAACGGCCGAATACCCCAGGCCGGATTATTTCCTTCTCCACCTCAGCGACACGCACCTGCTCGCAGACGGCAATCGTCTCTACGGCAGCGTGGACAGTGCCGCACACGTGCAACGGTTGTTTGCGGATGTGGAGGCGTCGGGCAGCAGGCCAGACGCCATCATCATCACCGGCGACCTGGCCGACAAGGGCGAACCGCATGCCTATGCGCAACTGCGCGGCATTGTGGAGCCCGCGGCCGCCCGTCTCGGCGCCAAGGTGCTGTGGGTGATGGGCAACCACGACAACCGGGCGAACTTCCGCACCGAGTTGCTCGGCCAGGAGCCCAGCCTCGCGCCGATCGACCACGTCGACTACGTCGGCGGGCTGCGGATCATCACGTTCGACACCACGGTTCCGGGCAGCCACTACGGCGAGATCTCCGAACGCCAACTCGAGTGGCTCAGCGAACAGCTCAGCTTCCCGGCGCCGGACGGCACCATTCTCGCCATGCACCACCCGCCCGTACCGAGCATGCTCGACCTGTCGGTGTCGGTGGAGCTGCGCGACCAGGCCAGCCTCGCGCAGGTGCTGCGCGGCACGGATGTGCGAAGCATCCTGGCCGGGCACCTGCACTACTCGTCCACGGCGACCTTCGCCGGCATCCCTGTGTCGGTGGCCTCGGCCACCTGCTACACGCAGGACCTCAACGTTCCCGTGGGCGGCACCCGCGGCCGCGACGGCGCCCGGGCGTTCAACCTCGTGCACGTCTACGCAGACACTGTGCTGCACTCGGTGGTGCCGCTGGGCGAGTACGAAGCTCTCGACTACATCGACCCGGCCGAAAGCGCCCGCCGACTGGCCGCATCCGGTATCGAGATCATGCCTGCTGGGTCTCTGCCCGCGTACCGCGAGCCGCCAATGACCAGGCCGATCCCGGTTCTGCGCTGA